In Kitasatospora sp. NBC_00240, the following are encoded in one genomic region:
- a CDS encoding anti-sigma factor antagonist (This anti-anti-sigma factor, or anti-sigma factor antagonist, belongs to a family that includes characterized members SpoIIAA, RsbV, RsfA, and RsfB.), whose protein sequence is MQLTISRDDPDLGRVEEEIGGLLSTLPLAPDAHHQVITAVLEAVSNAVRHGRRSGGLGSVLLEAEVADGHVVVTVTDDGPGFDPGACPDPRTPERLLLPGGRGVFLMHHLMDGVDFAFPPDGGTRVTLRKSILATHGSDGGTSEGEPLMQISTRKSGDVTVLDFKGRITIGVGDVALRSAVREALESGATKILLNLADVTAIDSSGVGELVSCYTTTNHRGAKLALLNLPPKVQDILYITQLISVFNVYDNEDEAVQGF, encoded by the coding sequence ATGCAACTGACGATCAGTCGTGACGACCCCGACCTCGGCCGGGTGGAGGAGGAGATCGGCGGCCTGCTGTCCACCCTGCCGCTCGCCCCCGACGCCCACCACCAGGTCATCACGGCCGTCCTGGAGGCGGTGTCCAACGCCGTCCGGCACGGCCGGCGGTCCGGCGGGCTCGGATCGGTGCTGCTTGAGGCCGAGGTGGCGGACGGACACGTGGTGGTGACGGTGACGGACGACGGCCCCGGCTTCGATCCCGGCGCCTGTCCCGACCCCCGTACGCCCGAGCGGCTCCTGCTGCCCGGCGGCCGGGGCGTGTTCCTGATGCACCACCTCATGGACGGCGTCGACTTCGCCTTCCCGCCCGACGGCGGAACCCGGGTCACGCTGCGCAAATCCATCCTCGCCACCCACGGAAGCGATGGCGGGACCTCGGAAGGAGAACCGCTGATGCAGATCTCGACCCGCAAGTCCGGTGACGTCACCGTCCTCGATTTCAAGGGCAGGATCACCATCGGGGTGGGCGACGTGGCCCTGCGGAGCGCCGTCCGCGAGGCGCTCGAGAGCGGCGCCACCAAGATCCTGCTCAATCTCGCCGACGTGACCGCGATCGACTCCTCGGGGGTGGGCGAGCTGGTCAGCTGCTACACCACGACGAACCATCGGGGCGCCAAGCTCGCGCTGCTCAACCTTCCCCCCAAGGTTCAGGACATCCTCTACATCACGCAGCTGATCTCGGTGTTCAACGTCTACGACAACGAGGACGAGGCCGTCCAGGGCTTCTGA
- a CDS encoding SPFH domain-containing protein — translation MADITRRFGLRHLRAAPTSHIRHLRSGTLAHDGTGLAFWFRPLTAALSEVPVDDRELGMLFHARTADYQDLTVQATVTYRITDPALAATRIDFGIDAGTGTWRSAPLDQLGNLLTETAQQHALDLIARTPLAEALADGVGAVRRRVTEGLADEPRLTETGLAVIAVRVIALRPEAEMERALRTPARELVQQEADRATYERRAVAVERERAISENELASRIELARREKELVEQQGANAHREAEQAAAADGVRAEAEAARRTRLAEAEAAAARVLAGAQADAQRALGEAKAAAEQAWLAAHQQAGPDVLHALALMRLAEHLPSIGSLTLTPDVLTGLLARLGLPPAGDGTPAGGGTTGGTSGAGGAR, via the coding sequence ATGGCCGACATCACCAGGCGGTTCGGGCTGCGCCACCTCCGCGCGGCACCGACCTCGCACATTCGCCACCTGCGCAGCGGCACCCTCGCCCACGACGGCACCGGCCTCGCCTTCTGGTTCCGGCCGCTCACCGCCGCACTCTCCGAAGTCCCGGTCGACGACCGCGAACTGGGCATGCTCTTCCACGCCCGCACCGCCGACTACCAGGACCTCACCGTGCAGGCCACGGTCACCTACCGGATCACCGACCCGGCGCTGGCCGCCACCCGGATCGACTTCGGCATCGACGCCGGCACCGGCACCTGGCGCAGCGCGCCGCTGGACCAGCTCGGCAACCTGCTCACCGAGACCGCCCAGCAGCACGCGCTCGACCTGATCGCCCGCACCCCGCTCGCCGAAGCTCTGGCCGACGGCGTCGGCGCCGTCCGCCGGCGCGTCACCGAGGGCCTCGCCGACGAACCCCGGCTGACCGAGACCGGACTCGCCGTGATCGCCGTCCGGGTCATCGCCCTGCGGCCCGAGGCCGAGATGGAGCGCGCCCTGCGCACCCCCGCCCGTGAGCTGGTCCAGCAGGAGGCCGACCGGGCCACCTACGAGCGGCGCGCGGTCGCCGTCGAGCGGGAGCGGGCCATCTCCGAGAACGAGCTCGCCAGCCGGATCGAACTCGCCCGCCGGGAGAAGGAGCTGGTCGAGCAACAGGGCGCCAACGCGCACCGCGAGGCCGAGCAGGCCGCCGCGGCCGACGGCGTACGGGCCGAGGCGGAGGCCGCCCGCCGGACCAGACTCGCCGAGGCGGAGGCAGCGGCCGCCAGGGTCCTCGCCGGCGCGCAGGCGGATGCCCAGCGAGCCCTCGGCGAGGCGAAGGCCGCCGCCGAGCAGGCCTGGCTGGCGGCCCACCAGCAGGCCGGCCCCGACGTCCTGCACGCCTTGGCGCTGATGCGGCTCGCCGAGCACCTGCCGAGCATCGGCAGCCTCACCCTGACCCCGGACGTCCTCACCGGCCTGCTGGCCAGGCTCGGCCTGCCCCCGGCCGGGGACGGTACGCCGGCCGGCGGCGGCACTACGGGCGGCACCAGCGGCGCGGGCGGCGCCCGATGA
- a CDS encoding class F sortase, whose protein sequence is MLAALVLVPAPRHDPVRIEFAGRAPEAAGATGPAPAAGPTTGAPAGAPVPAGTPGGDPGPAAPAAGAPSPPTRLLIPRIGVDAPVESGGLNPDGTVEVPPADRPGQVDWYREGPVPGQTGPAVILGHYDTRKGPAVFHRLPQLRPGDRIDVRGRSGGTVTFKVRELQQFPKSGFPTATVYGDTAGPQLRLITCGGRVGADGHYSDNIIVLADYVGTTAPTG, encoded by the coding sequence GTGCTCGCCGCACTGGTCCTCGTCCCGGCGCCGAGGCACGACCCGGTGCGGATCGAGTTCGCCGGCCGGGCCCCCGAGGCGGCCGGCGCCACCGGTCCGGCACCCGCGGCCGGGCCGACCACGGGCGCGCCGGCCGGCGCGCCCGTCCCGGCGGGCACACCCGGGGGAGACCCCGGGCCCGCCGCCCCGGCCGCCGGGGCGCCGTCCCCGCCCACCCGACTGCTGATCCCCCGGATCGGTGTGGACGCCCCGGTGGAGAGCGGCGGCCTCAACCCCGACGGCACCGTCGAGGTGCCGCCGGCCGACCGGCCGGGACAGGTCGACTGGTACCGCGAGGGGCCGGTCCCCGGCCAGACCGGGCCGGCCGTCATCCTCGGCCACTACGACACCCGCAAGGGGCCGGCGGTCTTCCACCGCCTGCCGCAACTGCGGCCGGGCGACCGGATCGACGTCCGCGGCCGGAGCGGCGGCACCGTCACCTTCAAGGTGCGCGAACTGCAGCAGTTCCCCAAGAGCGGGTTCCCGACCGCGACGGTCTACGGCGACACCGCCGGCCCGCAGCTGCGGTTGATCACCTGCGGCGGCCGGGTCGGGGCCGACGGCCACTACTCCGACAACATCATCGTGCTGGCGGACTACGTCGGCACGACCGCTCCCACGGGCTGA
- the cseB gene encoding two-component system response regulator CseB produces MTGRAPMTAAAPTAPRILLVEDDEVIREATRMALERYGFPVDTAGDGLEGLERFRAQPPDLLLLDVMLPLLDGVGLCRRIREESLLPILMMSARTEPIDVISGLEAGADDYIVKPFETAVLVARIRTVLRRTGLGSQPLAPPGPAHHPAPAHHPTPGPGPQPGPARSLREIDGLEVDTDAMEVRVGGRQVPLTPTELRLLLEFTAAPGVVLERQTLLERVWDYSWGADTRVVDVHVQRLRAKIGAERIETIRGFGYKLRRLR; encoded by the coding sequence ATGACCGGCCGGGCGCCGATGACCGCCGCCGCGCCCACCGCGCCGCGGATCCTGCTGGTCGAGGACGACGAGGTGATCCGCGAGGCGACCCGGATGGCGCTGGAACGCTACGGGTTCCCCGTCGACACGGCCGGCGACGGCCTGGAGGGCCTGGAGCGCTTCCGCGCCCAGCCGCCGGACCTGCTGCTGCTCGACGTCATGCTGCCGCTGCTCGACGGCGTCGGCCTCTGCCGGCGGATCCGCGAGGAGAGCCTGCTGCCGATCCTGATGATGTCCGCCCGCACCGAGCCGATCGACGTCATCTCGGGCCTGGAGGCGGGCGCCGACGACTACATCGTGAAGCCCTTCGAGACGGCCGTCCTGGTCGCCCGGATCCGCACCGTGCTGCGCCGCACCGGCCTGGGCTCCCAGCCGCTGGCGCCGCCCGGCCCGGCCCACCACCCGGCCCCGGCGCACCACCCCACCCCCGGGCCCGGTCCGCAGCCCGGGCCGGCCCGCTCGCTGCGGGAGATCGACGGCCTGGAGGTCGACACCGACGCGATGGAGGTGCGGGTGGGCGGGCGCCAGGTGCCGCTCACCCCGACCGAACTCCGGCTGCTGCTGGAGTTCACCGCCGCCCCCGGCGTGGTGCTGGAGCGCCAGACCCTGCTCGAACGGGTCTGGGACTACTCCTGGGGCGCCGACACCCGGGTGGTGGACGTCCACGTCCAGCGCCTGCGCGCCAAGATCGGCGCCGAGCGGATCGAAACCATCCGCGGTTTCGGCTACAAGCTGCGGCGCCTGCGGTGA
- a CDS encoding HAMP domain-containing sensor histidine kinase: MNLRRQIAVTVAVVSFLVALTLGLLVHQASVRQHTEQARRSAEAALDSLLTAYSGTGVVLGPTAAVEEAPAPAPTAASAAPSPAVPAAPGLPEELRRLAAQGHEGSMFGPGPHGTAMWAAAGSGGKVFSVRVDYREDERAVAELDRTILLSAALAVAVTVLAGVFAADRISSRLRTAARTARTIARGDLAARIGPLGGPRDEVADLAAAVDSMSAVLRSRLAGEQRFTADVAHELRTPLTGLLTAAELLPPGRPTELVRDRVRFLCGLTEDLLEVSRLDARAEPADLSVLPLGPLLTGITSAGPAVRLRIGTGALVTTDPRRLDRIVSNLLANAHRHGLPPVDVRVEGTTLRIRDHGPGYPDDVLRDGPQRFRTGARERGNGHGLGLTIAQGHAEAIGVELLLSNHPDGGAVAELRLPAGEHRAGEQQGEEHRAGEHRAGEHRAGERPAGEPPTARR; encoded by the coding sequence GTGAACCTCCGCCGGCAGATCGCCGTCACCGTCGCCGTGGTGTCGTTCCTGGTCGCGCTCACCCTCGGGCTGCTGGTCCATCAGGCCTCCGTCCGCCAGCACACCGAGCAGGCCCGGAGGTCCGCCGAGGCGGCCCTGGACTCGCTGCTCACCGCCTACTCCGGGACCGGAGTGGTGCTGGGGCCGACCGCCGCCGTCGAGGAGGCCCCCGCCCCGGCCCCGACCGCCGCTTCCGCCGCCCCGTCCCCGGCCGTCCCCGCCGCCCCCGGCCTCCCGGAGGAACTGCGCCGGCTGGCCGCGCAGGGCCACGAGGGCTCGATGTTCGGGCCGGGGCCGCACGGCACCGCCATGTGGGCGGCCGCCGGCAGCGGCGGGAAGGTGTTCTCCGTCCGCGTCGACTACCGGGAGGACGAGCGCGCCGTCGCCGAACTGGACCGGACGATCCTGCTCTCCGCCGCCCTGGCGGTCGCCGTCACGGTGCTCGCCGGCGTGTTCGCCGCGGACCGGATCAGCAGCCGGCTGCGCACTGCGGCCCGGACCGCCCGGACCATCGCCCGGGGCGACCTGGCGGCCCGGATCGGCCCGCTCGGCGGCCCGCGTGACGAGGTCGCCGACCTGGCAGCCGCCGTCGACTCGATGTCGGCGGTGCTGCGCAGCCGACTGGCCGGGGAGCAGCGCTTCACCGCCGACGTGGCGCACGAGCTGCGCACCCCGCTGACCGGGTTGCTGACCGCGGCCGAACTGCTGCCCCCGGGCCGTCCCACCGAACTGGTCCGGGACCGGGTCCGCTTCCTGTGCGGTCTGACGGAGGATCTGCTGGAGGTCTCCCGGCTGGACGCCCGGGCGGAACCGGCCGACCTGTCCGTCCTGCCGCTGGGGCCGCTGCTCACCGGGATCACCTCGGCGGGCCCCGCGGTGCGGCTGCGGATCGGCACCGGGGCCTTGGTCACCACCGACCCCCGCCGGCTCGACCGGATCGTCTCCAATCTGCTGGCCAACGCCCATCGGCACGGCCTCCCGCCGGTCGACGTCCGGGTGGAGGGGACGACCCTCAGGATCCGCGACCACGGCCCGGGCTACCCCGACGACGTGCTGCGGGACGGCCCGCAGCGCTTCCGTACCGGGGCGCGGGAGCGCGGCAACGGCCACGGTCTGGGCCTCACCATCGCCCAGGGCCATGCCGAGGCGATCGGCGTCGAACTGCTGCTGAGCAACCATCCGGACGGCGGGGCGGTGGCCGAACTGCGCCTGCCGGCCGGGGAGCACCGGGCGGGGGAGCAGCAGGGCGAGGAGCACCGGGCCGGGGAGCACCGGGCCGGGGAGCACCGGGCAGGGGAGCGGCCGGCGGGGGAGCCGCCGACGGCACGCCGTTGA
- a CDS encoding VOC family protein, whose protein sequence is MSVKPVPDGYPRVSPYLYVDGAAAAVDFYRTVLGATERMRLPGPDGKLGHCELQLGDSVLMLADEFPEMGALGPRTVGGSPVTLSVYVDDVDAVHARALAAGATALGPVQDRFHGDRVGGFEDPFGHRWSVATHIEDVGPQEMARRAAEAMGGS, encoded by the coding sequence ATGAGCGTCAAGCCGGTCCCGGACGGATATCCGCGCGTCTCGCCCTACCTCTACGTGGACGGGGCGGCCGCCGCCGTCGACTTCTACCGCACCGTTCTCGGTGCGACCGAGCGGATGCGGCTGCCCGGGCCCGACGGCAAACTGGGCCACTGCGAACTGCAGCTCGGCGACTCGGTGCTGATGCTCGCGGACGAGTTCCCGGAGATGGGCGCCCTCGGGCCGCGGACGGTGGGCGGCAGCCCGGTCACCCTCAGCGTGTACGTCGACGACGTGGACGCCGTGCACGCCCGGGCACTGGCCGCCGGGGCGACCGCGCTCGGCCCCGTCCAGGACCGCTTCCACGGTGACCGGGTGGGCGGCTTCGAGGACCCGTTCGGCCACCGCTGGAGCGTGGCCACCCACATCGAGGACGTGGGGCCGCAGGAGATGGCCCGCCGCGCCGCCGAGGCGATGGGCGGCTCCTGA
- a CDS encoding MFS transporter, with product MTAATALALLLHGIWALFLAHDAGDLAAQYAWTDFARQHPAAAYNLSWYGGMHTASYSMISPYLMGWLGVRTAGVVAGTAAAAITARLLIHARVARPLLPALWTAVALWCNVASGRVTFAIGVAFGLAALVPLFPAADLGAATAPGAGPAARRVRAGSVLALAAAATIGSPLAGLFLGVVATALLLTGRGRDACLLAAGPATVLVVSALLFPFEGEQPFDWYVAVVLVASAAAVRLCAPPHWRTVRAGAPVYAAGVALTWAVPSPVGSNVERLTLLFGGTVLLAAALGCTAGRPGPAGAGRTGGRRAGVRGRRGPRQRPGPAGPVGPAGAPRRGLAAGAAFLAVAGWQLGKPAGDLVTSVPVSATARDTAPLIAELRRIGADRGRVEVVPLRTHLEASGFAPYVNLARGWNRQADVSRNPLFYTGTLTADAYRDWLRHWGVGYVVLPVDPPDDAAVDEARIVAAGHPWLSPVWQDARWRLFRVAGSPPLADPPATVRKAGPAALTVDVAGAGPVLLRVPWSPWLGVVGPAGGGRGCLAEAGEWTMLYAPGPGTYRVAGRYGLPRGNRCPAA from the coding sequence GTGACCGCGGCCACCGCGCTCGCCCTCCTCCTGCACGGGATCTGGGCGCTCTTCCTGGCGCACGACGCCGGTGACCTGGCGGCCCAGTACGCCTGGACGGACTTCGCCCGGCAGCACCCGGCCGCCGCGTACAACCTGTCCTGGTACGGCGGGATGCACACCGCCTCGTACAGCATGATCTCGCCGTACCTGATGGGCTGGCTCGGCGTCCGCACGGCGGGCGTGGTCGCCGGCACGGCGGCGGCGGCGATCACCGCCCGGCTGCTGATCCACGCGCGGGTCGCCCGGCCGCTGCTCCCCGCGCTCTGGACGGCGGTGGCGCTCTGGTGCAACGTCGCGTCGGGCCGGGTCACCTTCGCGATCGGCGTGGCCTTCGGACTGGCGGCCCTGGTGCCGCTCTTCCCGGCCGCCGACCTCGGCGCCGCGACGGCGCCGGGCGCCGGGCCGGCCGCGCGCCGGGTCCGGGCGGGGTCCGTGCTCGCGCTGGCGGCGGCCGCCACGATAGGAAGCCCGCTGGCGGGCCTGTTCCTCGGGGTGGTCGCCACCGCGCTGCTCCTCACCGGCCGCGGCCGGGACGCCTGCCTGCTCGCCGCCGGCCCGGCCACGGTGCTCGTGGTGAGCGCGTTGCTCTTCCCCTTCGAGGGCGAGCAGCCCTTCGACTGGTACGTCGCGGTGGTGCTGGTCGCCTCGGCGGCGGCGGTGCGGCTGTGCGCCCCGCCGCACTGGCGGACCGTCCGGGCGGGCGCGCCGGTGTACGCGGCCGGAGTGGCCCTCACCTGGGCGGTGCCCTCGCCGGTCGGCAGCAACGTGGAGCGGTTGACGCTGCTCTTCGGGGGGACGGTGCTGCTGGCCGCCGCCCTCGGGTGCACCGCGGGGCGCCCCGGCCCGGCCGGTGCGGGGCGCACGGGCGGGCGGCGTGCCGGTGTACGCGGCCGGCGTGGCCCTCGTCAACGCCCCGGTCCGGCGGGTCCGGTCGGTCCGGCCGGTGCGCCCCGCCGGGGCCTCGCGGCGGGCGCCGCCTTCCTTGCGGTGGCGGGCTGGCAGCTCGGCAAGCCCGCCGGCGACCTCGTCACCTCGGTGCCGGTGTCGGCGACGGCCCGGGACACGGCGCCGCTGATCGCCGAACTGCGCCGGATCGGCGCCGACCGGGGCAGGGTGGAGGTGGTGCCGCTCCGCACCCACCTGGAGGCCTCGGGGTTCGCGCCGTACGTCAACCTCGCCCGGGGCTGGAACCGGCAGGCCGACGTCTCCCGCAACCCGCTCTTCTACACCGGCACCCTGACCGCGGACGCCTACCGCGACTGGCTCCGGCACTGGGGCGTCGGCTACGTGGTGCTGCCCGTCGACCCGCCGGACGACGCGGCCGTCGACGAGGCCCGGATCGTGGCGGCCGGGCACCCCTGGCTCAGCCCGGTCTGGCAGGACGCCCGGTGGCGGCTGTTCCGGGTCGCCGGCAGCCCGCCGCTGGCCGATCCGCCCGCGACGGTGCGGAAGGCCGGGCCCGCCGCTCTCACGGTGGACGTGGCCGGCGCCGGCCCGGTGCTGCTGCGCGTCCCCTGGTCGCCCTGGCTGGGCGTGGTGGGCCCGGCGGGCGGCGGCCGCGGATGCCTGGCCGAGGCCGGCGAGTGGACCATGCTGTACGCGCCGGGCCCGGGCACCTACCGGGTGGCCGGCCGGTACGGGCTGCCGCGCGGCAACCGCTGCCCGGCGGCCTGA
- a CDS encoding polysaccharide deacetylase family protein → MGSSSRTAVLLCLSTVIAGCTGQITPPRAAAPRSPAGPQSPGGTADRVAMPPAAPVVLPGAARSQEHNSADAAALREATARQALATARAWGLDAPPIPAPEPPADAPELRAVQGVTLRPGLPPVVARVPTGEKVVFLTVDDGAEKDPEFARMTRELEVPFTAFVSGYLARPDYGYFRGLAEQGDSIQNHTINHRDLRKLTYDQQRQEICGQQDETEREIGVRPRLFRPPYGEYNEDTLKAAASCGIEAAALWNEEAFADHMEWRYADQRLHPGDIILTHFRGPTLWKGTMPDMLRQVLNTVTAQGYALGRLEDYL, encoded by the coding sequence TTGGGATCCTCGTCCCGTACGGCTGTCCTGCTCTGCCTGTCGACGGTCATAGCCGGGTGCACCGGCCAGATCACTCCCCCGCGTGCGGCTGCCCCGCGCTCCCCCGCCGGGCCGCAGTCGCCCGGCGGCACCGCCGACCGGGTCGCCATGCCGCCCGCCGCACCCGTCGTCCTGCCCGGTGCCGCGCGCAGCCAGGAACACAACAGCGCCGACGCGGCGGCCCTGCGCGAGGCGACCGCCCGGCAGGCCTTGGCGACCGCCCGCGCCTGGGGGCTCGACGCCCCGCCGATCCCCGCGCCGGAACCGCCCGCCGACGCCCCGGAACTGCGGGCCGTCCAGGGCGTGACCCTCCGCCCCGGGCTGCCGCCGGTGGTGGCCCGGGTCCCGACGGGCGAGAAGGTCGTCTTCCTGACCGTGGACGACGGCGCCGAGAAGGACCCGGAGTTCGCCCGGATGACCCGCGAACTCGAGGTCCCCTTCACCGCCTTCGTCAGCGGGTACCTGGCCCGCCCGGACTACGGCTACTTCCGCGGCCTGGCCGAGCAGGGCGACAGCATCCAGAACCACACGATCAACCACCGGGACCTGCGGAAACTGACGTACGACCAGCAGCGCCAGGAGATCTGCGGGCAGCAGGACGAGACCGAGCGCGAGATCGGCGTCCGCCCCCGGCTCTTCCGGCCGCCGTACGGCGAGTACAACGAGGACACCCTGAAGGCCGCGGCCTCCTGCGGCATCGAGGCCGCCGCGCTGTGGAACGAGGAGGCGTTCGCCGACCACATGGAGTGGCGCTACGCCGACCAGCGGCTGCATCCGGGCGACATCATCCTGACCCACTTCCGCGGCCCCACCCTCTGGAAGGGCACCATGCCCGACATGCTCCGCCAGGTGCTCAACACGGTGACCGCCCAGGGCTACGCGCTGGGCCGGCTGGAGGACTACCTCTGA
- a CDS encoding DUF6188 family protein: MQNLIANVLAGHRVESVKGGFQLDIALDGPVTVRVENEFRLAGPSEVEHFYPDLTFEPSEALLELVGRTVGTARVTMAGGLELAFDSGHTLSVPPDARRAPWNVFTPHGAVCTALEGGEVVWAQAGPTP; this comes from the coding sequence ATGCAGAACTTGATCGCGAACGTCCTGGCCGGCCACCGGGTGGAATCGGTCAAGGGCGGGTTCCAGCTGGACATCGCGCTCGACGGGCCGGTCACCGTGCGGGTGGAGAACGAGTTCCGCCTCGCCGGTCCCTCGGAGGTCGAGCACTTCTACCCGGATCTCACCTTCGAGCCCTCCGAGGCGCTGCTGGAGCTGGTCGGGCGGACGGTCGGCACGGCACGGGTGACCATGGCGGGCGGCCTGGAGCTGGCCTTCGACTCCGGCCACACGCTGTCCGTCCCGCCGGATGCCCGCCGGGCGCCGTGGAACGTGTTCACGCCGCACGGTGCGGTCTGCACCGCGTTGGAGGGCGGCGAGGTGGTGTGGGCTCAGGCCGGTCCGACGCCCTGA
- a CDS encoding SGNH/GDSL hydrolase family protein, producing the protein MNPGGAAAVREPEPRGPGLTVVPPGPVPAAAPQTAPLRFAALGDSLTEGVGDPVPGGWRGWAALLAGALSEDAAGVDFHNLARSGALSHDLTAAQLPAALALRPRLAAVVVGGNDTLRSGFDIRHTARELDTALGALAGEGTQLLTACLPDPGLLLRLPGPLARPLARRMRAVNTVVHALSLRHRTVHLHLTELPWTADRDLLSVDRLHPSATGHHLIARGFHARLAEAGHRLGPAPAAAPAAAGPGRAADLWWMATRGTSWVAERSTDLLPGLVALAVTEARGRLRGATARLDEQMAGAASAALAGLP; encoded by the coding sequence ATGAACCCCGGCGGGGCGGCCGCCGTGCGGGAGCCGGAGCCGCGGGGGCCGGGCCTGACGGTGGTACCGCCGGGGCCCGTCCCGGCCGCGGCGCCGCAGACCGCGCCGCTGCGGTTCGCCGCCCTCGGGGACTCCCTCACCGAGGGCGTCGGCGACCCGGTCCCGGGCGGCTGGCGGGGCTGGGCCGCCCTGCTGGCGGGCGCGCTCAGCGAGGACGCGGCCGGCGTCGACTTCCACAACCTGGCCCGCAGCGGCGCGCTCAGCCACGACCTGACGGCGGCGCAGCTGCCCGCCGCGCTGGCGCTGCGCCCGCGGCTGGCCGCCGTCGTGGTCGGCGGGAACGACACCCTGCGGAGCGGTTTCGACATCCGGCACACCGCCCGGGAGCTGGACACCGCGCTGGGCGCCCTGGCCGGGGAGGGTACGCAGCTGCTGACCGCCTGCCTGCCCGATCCGGGGCTGCTGCTGCGACTGCCGGGGCCGCTGGCCCGCCCGCTGGCTCGGCGGATGCGGGCGGTGAACACCGTGGTGCACGCGCTGTCGCTACGCCACCGGACCGTTCACCTGCACCTCACCGAGCTGCCCTGGACGGCCGACCGCGACCTGCTCAGCGTGGACCGCCTGCACCCGAGCGCGACCGGCCACCACCTGATCGCGCGCGGCTTCCACGCCCGGCTCGCCGAGGCCGGCCACCGGCTCGGTCCGGCGCCGGCCGCCGCGCCCGCCGCAGCCGGGCCGGGCCGGGCGGCGGACCTCTGGTGGATGGCCACCCGGGGCACCAGCTGGGTCGCCGAGCGCAGCACCGATCTGCTTCCCGGACTGGTCGCCCTGGCCGTCACCGAGGCACGGGGGCGGCTGCGGGGCGCGACGGCGAGGCTGGACGAGCAGATGGCCGGGGCGGCCTCGGCGGCGCTGGCGGGACTGCCGTAG
- a CDS encoding glycosyltransferase, with translation MNAPLRIVRLANFVTPVSGGLRTALRHLGAGYLAAGHEPVLIVPGPRRREEHTGQGLVITLPGPVLPGSGGYRVLTDRRAVTRALESLAPDRLEVSDRTTLRWTGAWARRAGIRSAMVSHESATGLLGTWGLPAPVARTLADRLNSRTVRGYDTVICTTDWAAGEFRRIGAARVVRAPLGVDLARLRPDRFTLSREQTRARYAGRGQVLLVLCSRLSAEKRPERALDALAELRRRGTPAVLTVAGTGPLLPRLAARARKQRLPVRFLGHLDGREAVAELLACADVVLAPGPVETFGLAALEALACGTPVAVSRHSALPSIVGPAGTFADDTGTAFADAVRELLDRPEQERRAVARAVAEEYGWPAAVAGFLAAHGTGTVGAAPAGGTAVGVPGGTR, from the coding sequence ATGAACGCCCCGCTGCGGATCGTCCGGCTGGCCAACTTCGTCACGCCGGTCTCCGGCGGCCTGCGCACCGCACTGCGCCACCTCGGCGCCGGCTACCTGGCCGCCGGCCACGAGCCGGTGCTGATCGTGCCCGGCCCCCGGCGGCGGGAGGAACACACCGGGCAGGGCCTGGTGATCACCCTGCCCGGCCCGGTCCTCCCCGGCAGCGGCGGGTACCGGGTGCTGACCGACCGACGGGCCGTCACCCGGGCCCTGGAGTCACTGGCGCCCGACCGGCTGGAGGTGTCGGACCGCACCACGCTGCGCTGGACCGGCGCCTGGGCGCGGCGCGCCGGGATCCGCTCGGCGATGGTCTCGCACGAGAGCGCGACCGGTCTGCTGGGGACGTGGGGCCTCCCGGCGCCGGTCGCGCGGACCCTCGCCGACCGGCTCAACTCCCGTACGGTGCGGGGCTACGACACGGTGATCTGCACCACCGACTGGGCGGCGGGCGAGTTCCGCCGGATCGGCGCCGCCCGGGTGGTCCGGGCGCCGCTGGGGGTGGACCTGGCCCGGCTCCGCCCGGACCGCTTCACCCTGTCGCGGGAGCAGACCAGGGCCCGGTACGCCGGGCGCGGACAGGTTCTGCTGGTGCTCTGCTCCCGGCTGTCGGCGGAGAAGCGGCCGGAGCGCGCCCTGGACGCGCTGGCGGAGCTGCGGCGGCGCGGCACGCCCGCCGTGCTGACGGTGGCCGGCACCGGACCGCTGCTGCCGCGGCTGGCCGCACGCGCCCGCAAGCAGCGGCTGCCGGTGCGCTTCCTCGGGCACCTCGACGGGCGGGAGGCCGTCGCGGAGCTGCTGGCCTGTGCCGATGTGGTGCTCGCCCCCGGCCCGGTGGAGACCTTCGGGCTGGCCGCGCTGGAGGCCCTCGCCTGCGGGACCCCGGTCGCGGTGAGCCGGCACTCGGCGCTGCCCTCGATCGTCGGCCCGGCGGGCACCTTCGCCGACGACACCGGCACGGCTTTCGCGGACGCCGTCCGGGAGTTGCTCGACCGGCCGGAGCAGGAACGGCGGGCCGTCGCCCGGGCCGTGGCCGAGGAGTACGGCTGGCCGGCCGCCGTCGCCGGGTTCCTGGCCGCGCACGGCACCGGCACGGTCGGGGCGGCGCCCGCCGGCGGGACGGCGGTCGGGGTCCCGGGGGGAACGCGATGA